The following proteins are co-located in the Heptranchias perlo isolate sHepPer1 chromosome 30, sHepPer1.hap1, whole genome shotgun sequence genome:
- the LOC137299936 gene encoding ras-related protein Rab-18-like, which yields MEEEILATLKILIIGESGVGKSSLLLRFTDGTFDSEIGSTIGVDFKVKAIRFDGNSVKLAIWDTAGQERFRTLTPSYYRGAQGVILVYDVTRRETFAKLENWLNELETYSTKHGIVKMLVGNKIDKQNREVDRNEGLRFARKHSMLFIEASAKTCDGVECAFEEVVEKIIQTPGLWEAEGYNKGVKLSDSTASQDGACGGYCSLL from the exons ATGGAAGAGGAGATTCTCGCTACACTGAAGATTCTAATTATCGGGGAGAGTGGAGTGGGCAAGTCGAG CCTTCTACTAAGGTTCACAGATGGCACATTTGACTCTGAAATTGGTTCAACTATTG ggGTTGACTTTAAAGTGAAAGCCATAAGATTTGATGGAAACAGCGTCAAACTTGCAATCTGG GATACAGCTGGACAGGAGCGCTTCCGGACATTAACACCAAGCTATTACAGAGGCGCTCAAGGTGTTATTTTAG TGTATGATGTCACGAGAAGAGAAACTTTTGCAAAGCTCGAGAACTGGCTGAATGAGTTGGAAACCTACAGCACAAAACATGGAATCGTAAAGATGCTGGTTGGAAACAAAATTGATAag CAAAATCGTGAAGTTGACCGCAATGAAGGACTGAGATTTGCCAGAAAACATTCAATGCTTTTTATAG aGGCCAGTGCTAAAACCTGTGACGGAGTAGAGTGTGCATTTGAGGAAGTGGTAGAAAAAATTATCCAAACGCCAGGACTATGGGAGGCTGAGGGATACAATAAAGGTGTGAAATTATCTGACTCCACAGCCAGTCAGGATGGAGCATGTGGCGGCTACTGCTCCCTGTTATAA